Proteins encoded within one genomic window of Kibdelosporangium phytohabitans:
- a CDS encoding homogentisate 1,2-dioxygenase, producing MPYYRSVGEIPRKRHTQFRAPDGSLYAEELMGVEGFSSDSALLYHRHLPTAIVDAVQVADERATTPNLPLKPRHFKSQELKWDSPTEVDAVTGRRLLFGNADVKICFVAATQPSPLYRNAAGDELLYVQTGSAVIETIYGPLAVGDGDYVVIPTSCTYRVVPGEDLRLLVLEATGHIGPPKRYLSAKGQFLEHSPYCERDLRGPTEPLLVDGTDVDVFVRHRAGVTKFTYANHPFDVVGWDGALYPWAFNIRDFEPITGRVHQPPPVHQTFEGPNFVVCSFCPRKVDYHPLSVPVPYNHANVDSDELMFYVGGNYEARKGSGIGLGSLSLHPSGCTHGPQPGAVEASLGAEKFDETAVMVDTFRPLELGEGAEACEDPRYAWSWARRGPDWS from the coding sequence ATGCCTTACTACCGAAGCGTGGGTGAGATCCCCCGAAAGAGGCACACCCAGTTCCGCGCACCGGACGGGTCGCTCTACGCCGAAGAGCTGATGGGCGTCGAGGGGTTCTCCAGTGATTCGGCGCTGCTCTACCACCGCCACCTGCCGACGGCGATCGTCGACGCGGTCCAGGTGGCCGACGAGCGCGCGACCACCCCGAACCTGCCGCTGAAGCCGAGGCACTTCAAATCGCAGGAGCTGAAGTGGGACTCCCCCACCGAGGTGGACGCGGTGACCGGGCGCAGGCTGCTGTTCGGCAACGCCGACGTGAAGATCTGCTTCGTCGCGGCGACCCAGCCGTCCCCGCTGTACCGCAACGCGGCCGGTGACGAGCTGCTGTACGTGCAGACGGGCAGCGCGGTCATCGAGACGATCTACGGCCCGCTGGCCGTCGGTGACGGCGACTACGTGGTGATCCCGACGTCGTGCACCTATCGGGTGGTTCCCGGCGAGGACCTCAGGCTGCTGGTCCTGGAGGCGACCGGCCACATCGGCCCGCCCAAGCGCTACCTGAGCGCGAAAGGCCAGTTCCTCGAGCACTCGCCGTACTGCGAGCGCGACCTGCGCGGTCCGACCGAGCCGCTGCTGGTCGACGGGACGGACGTGGACGTGTTCGTGCGCCACCGCGCGGGCGTCACGAAGTTCACCTACGCCAACCACCCGTTCGACGTGGTCGGCTGGGACGGCGCGTTGTACCCGTGGGCGTTCAACATCCGTGACTTCGAGCCGATCACGGGCCGCGTGCACCAGCCGCCGCCCGTGCACCAGACTTTCGAAGGCCCGAACTTCGTGGTGTGCTCGTTCTGCCCGCGCAAGGTGGATTACCACCCCTTGTCCGTGCCTGTGCCGTACAACCACGCGAATGTCGACTCGGATGAGCTGATGTTCTACGTCGGCGGAAACTACGAGGCCCGTAAGGGCTCCGGAATCGGCTTGGGCTCGTTGTCGCTGCACCCGTCCGGATGCACCCACGGCCCGCAGCCCGGCGCCGTCGAGGCGTCCCTCGGCGCGGAGAAGTTCGACGAGACCGCAGTCATGGTCGACACGTTCCGGCCGTTGGAGCTGGGCGAGGGCGCCGAGGCGTGCGAGGACCCGCGTTACGCGTGGAGCTGGGCGCGGCGAGGACCGGACTGGAGCTAG
- the fahA gene encoding fumarylacetoacetase: MTWVQDEAFSADQPFGPQTLPYGVVDGQIAVRLGDQALPLRPIASSFGEHADLVAADSLNPLLAAGRQAWTDVRARLIELTQASAAPKGAALVPLGEPVLPFTVADYVDFYSSKNHAENVGRIFRPNDDPLLPNWTHLPVGYHGRAGTVVVSGTPVVRPHGQRRGQQGPSFGPSQRLDIEAEVGFVCGGPVTGRVPVSSAADHVFGVVLVNDWSARDIQAWEYQPLGPFLGKSFATSVSAWVTPLDAFSAARVHTPPRTHPVLDYLVEDQPWGLELLLQVEWNDSIVSRPRFADMFYSFAQQLAHMTVNGATVRPGDLFASGTVSGPERDQLGCFLEMTWGGRDKITLLGGEQRTFLEDDDTVRITATAPGPDGSVVGLAEVVGTVSPAS; this comes from the coding sequence GTGACGTGGGTGCAGGACGAGGCCTTCAGTGCCGACCAGCCGTTCGGTCCGCAGACGCTGCCGTACGGCGTCGTGGACGGCCAGATCGCGGTGCGGCTGGGCGACCAGGCGTTGCCGTTGCGGCCGATCGCGTCGTCGTTCGGTGAGCACGCCGACCTGGTCGCCGCCGACTCGCTGAACCCGCTGCTGGCCGCGGGCAGGCAGGCGTGGACCGACGTGCGGGCGCGGTTGATCGAGCTCACCCAGGCCTCGGCCGCGCCGAAGGGCGCCGCGCTCGTGCCGCTCGGCGAGCCGGTCCTGCCGTTCACGGTCGCCGACTACGTGGACTTCTACTCGTCGAAGAACCACGCGGAGAACGTCGGCCGGATCTTCCGGCCGAACGACGACCCGTTGCTGCCCAACTGGACTCACCTGCCTGTGGGCTACCACGGCCGCGCCGGGACAGTCGTCGTGTCGGGCACGCCCGTCGTACGGCCGCACGGTCAGCGACGCGGCCAGCAAGGGCCGTCGTTCGGGCCGTCGCAGCGGCTGGACATCGAGGCCGAGGTCGGGTTCGTCTGCGGTGGCCCCGTCACCGGCCGCGTGCCGGTGTCGTCCGCCGCGGACCACGTGTTCGGCGTGGTGCTCGTCAACGACTGGTCCGCGCGTGACATCCAGGCGTGGGAGTACCAGCCGCTCGGGCCGTTCCTGGGCAAATCGTTCGCCACCTCGGTGTCCGCGTGGGTCACCCCGCTGGACGCGTTCTCGGCCGCTCGCGTGCACACCCCGCCGCGCACGCACCCGGTGCTGGACTACCTCGTCGAGGACCAGCCGTGGGGTCTTGAACTGCTGCTCCAGGTCGAGTGGAACGACTCGATCGTGTCCCGGCCGCGGTTCGCGGACATGTTCTACTCGTTCGCCCAGCAACTGGCGCACATGACCGTCAACGGCGCGACCGTGCGGCCGGGCGACCTGTTCGCGTCCGGCACGGTGTCCGGTCCGGAACGCGACCAGCTGGGCTGCTTCCTCGAGATGACCTGGGGCGGCCGGGACAAGATCACACTGCTCGGCGGCGAGCAGCGAACGTTCCTGGAGGACGACGACACCGTGCGGATCACCGCGACGGCGCCGGGCCCGGACGGCTCGGTCGTCGGGCTCGCGGAGGTCGTCGGCACTGTGTCACCCGCGTCATGA
- a CDS encoding IclR family transcriptional regulator: MTSPGVHGKESSLTLDRGLALLQAVADSESEAPTISDLATAIGASRAAVYRLLVPLQARGLVRREGSRVRLGLGLLRLSARVLPQLRHAALPALRELAESIGATAHLTVADGDEAQAVAVVEPSWTAYHVAYRVGTRHSLHKGASGKAILLPFEGPEWVSTAGELQAGAFGIAAPVRGVSGLRASVGVVTFERLHAEVVGPQVVRTAAEVAAALR; encoded by the coding sequence ATGACCTCGCCAGGCGTGCACGGCAAAGAGAGCTCCCTGACGCTCGACCGGGGGCTGGCGCTGCTGCAGGCGGTCGCCGACTCCGAGTCGGAAGCGCCGACCATCAGCGACCTCGCCACCGCGATCGGCGCCAGCCGCGCGGCGGTGTACCGGCTCCTCGTGCCACTCCAGGCACGCGGGTTGGTGCGCAGGGAGGGCTCGCGTGTACGCCTGGGCTTGGGTCTGTTGCGGTTGTCAGCGCGTGTCCTGCCGCAGTTGCGGCACGCCGCCTTGCCCGCGTTGCGTGAACTCGCCGAGTCGATCGGCGCGACCGCGCACCTGACGGTCGCCGACGGCGATGAAGCACAGGCCGTCGCCGTCGTGGAGCCGTCGTGGACGGCGTATCACGTGGCCTACCGCGTCGGGACGCGTCACTCGCTGCACAAAGGCGCGTCCGGCAAGGCAATCCTGCTGCCGTTCGAAGGCCCCGAGTGGGTGTCGACGGCCGGTGAGCTGCAAGCCGGGGCGTTCGGCATAGCCGCGCCCGTGCGGGGCGTGTCCGGGCTGCGGGCCAGCGTCGGCGTGGTCACTTTTGAACGTCTGCACGCGGAGGTTGTGGGGCCTCAGGTTGTGCGGACTGCCGCCGAAGTCGCGGCTGCGTTGCGATGA
- a CDS encoding MFS transporter, producing the protein MRTRFAIASIIDSTASGVWPPFALLFLVNAQHMTETAAGMSLTAGGLIGVTTGPAIGVLLDRIGPAKLVIASNVVRLAGFLYYPHTGTVWEAVVVATVISVGDRLFWTSNAPFAKAVSKGERDLERLLGRQSIGRFAGFGLGSALIGIMPDTADPAIYNVVNYATAALLGLAAVVLLGIRTGARETTAKAGWPIVLRDRRYVAICATQILFCLASVGKYTVLPLVVINELREPQWVVAAAMITGTVVYIVVQEPVLRIAERFPRGRGMVAAAGLFAVSFTALAIFPAIPVIIATSAVMSLAECLFSPLSTAAAADAAPKEAQGRASALFQLSWGVSVALGPGLLTGLLALGTGPLWLTLAMISAAAVPAVIATQPRLRRQSAQPEAPQPPRADVQK; encoded by the coding sequence GTGCGCACGCGGTTCGCGATCGCGTCCATCATCGACTCGACGGCCAGCGGTGTGTGGCCGCCGTTCGCGTTGTTGTTCCTGGTCAACGCCCAGCACATGACGGAAACGGCGGCCGGGATGAGTCTCACGGCCGGCGGGCTGATCGGTGTCACGACCGGCCCGGCCATCGGTGTGCTGCTCGACCGGATCGGTCCGGCGAAGCTGGTGATCGCGTCCAATGTCGTCCGGCTGGCCGGTTTTCTCTACTACCCGCACACCGGCACGGTGTGGGAGGCCGTTGTCGTCGCGACCGTGATCAGCGTCGGCGACCGTCTTTTCTGGACGTCGAACGCGCCGTTCGCCAAGGCGGTGAGCAAGGGCGAGCGGGATCTGGAGCGGCTGCTCGGCCGTCAGTCGATCGGCCGGTTCGCCGGGTTCGGGCTCGGGTCGGCGCTGATCGGGATCATGCCCGACACCGCGGATCCGGCGATCTACAACGTGGTGAACTACGCCACTGCCGCGCTGCTCGGGCTGGCGGCTGTGGTCCTGCTCGGGATCAGGACGGGGGCGCGTGAGACGACGGCGAAGGCGGGCTGGCCGATCGTCCTGCGTGACCGGCGCTACGTGGCCATCTGCGCCACTCAGATCCTGTTCTGCCTGGCCAGCGTCGGCAAGTACACGGTGCTGCCGCTCGTGGTCATCAACGAGTTGCGTGAGCCGCAGTGGGTCGTGGCCGCCGCCATGATCACGGGGACCGTCGTCTACATCGTCGTGCAGGAGCCGGTGCTGCGGATCGCGGAACGGTTCCCGCGCGGCCGGGGCATGGTCGCCGCCGCCGGGCTGTTCGCGGTCAGCTTCACCGCGCTCGCGATCTTCCCGGCCATCCCCGTGATCATCGCGACGAGCGCTGTGATGTCGCTGGCCGAGTGCTTGTTCAGCCCGCTCAGCACGGCGGCTGCCGCCGACGCGGCGCCAAAAGAGGCTCAGGGCCGCGCCAGCGCCCTGTTCCAGCTTTCGTGGGGTGTTTCCGTTGCCCTCGGCCCCGGGCTGCTGACGGGCCTCCTGGCGCTTGGTACGGGCCCGTTGTGGTTGACGCTCGCGATGATCTCAGCGGCGGCCGTGCCCGCCGTCATCGCAACGCAGCCGCGACTTCGGCGGCAGTCCGCACAACCTGAGGCCCCACAACCTCCGCGTGCAGACGTTCAAAAGTGA
- a CDS encoding cytochrome ubiquinol oxidase subunit I: MDVLDLARWQFGITTVYHFLMVPLTIGLAVLVAGMQTAWVRTGDVKYLKMTKFWGKLMLVNFAMGVVTGIVQEFQFGMSWSAYSRFVGDAFGAPLAMEGLLAFFVESTFLGLWIFGWDKLPKKVHLACAWAFSLATVLSAYFILAANSWMQHPVGVELVDGRPRLTSIWALLTNNTALAAIPHTIAGCFAVAGAFLVGVAVWHLTRRRNEETAVWRSSLKLGGVVGMVSFALLAVTGDIQGKLMFEQQPMKMAAAEALCHTEQPAGFSVFAIGDLTRPDCENVKSITVPALLSFLAHNDFTSEVKGIEDLTKEYKAKYGEFYPVDPQLGELSGQPIDYVPNLPVTYWGFRFMIGFGALAALAAAAALWLTRKGRMPASPWFRRAALAGIATPFVANSFGWIFTETGRQPFVVVPNPTGVDGVWMFTARGVSGLTVGEVLTSLIVLTLVYAALAVLEVFLLRRYARAGIAGVMPPGKPAAEKKPDDELAFAY, translated from the coding sequence GTGGACGTTCTCGACCTGGCGCGGTGGCAGTTCGGCATCACCACCGTCTACCACTTCCTGATGGTCCCGCTGACGATCGGACTCGCGGTCCTCGTCGCCGGGATGCAGACGGCATGGGTGCGCACCGGTGACGTGAAGTACCTCAAGATGACCAAGTTCTGGGGCAAGTTGATGCTGGTCAACTTCGCCATGGGCGTGGTCACCGGGATCGTGCAGGAGTTCCAGTTCGGGATGTCCTGGAGCGCCTACTCCCGGTTCGTCGGCGACGCGTTCGGCGCGCCGCTGGCCATGGAGGGCCTGCTCGCGTTCTTCGTCGAGTCCACGTTCCTCGGCCTGTGGATCTTCGGCTGGGACAAGCTGCCCAAGAAGGTCCACCTGGCGTGCGCGTGGGCGTTCTCGCTGGCCACGGTCCTGTCGGCGTACTTCATCCTGGCCGCCAACTCGTGGATGCAGCACCCGGTCGGGGTCGAACTGGTCGACGGGCGGCCGAGGCTGACCTCGATCTGGGCGCTGCTGACCAACAACACCGCGCTCGCCGCGATCCCGCACACGATCGCCGGGTGCTTCGCCGTCGCCGGTGCGTTCCTCGTCGGCGTCGCCGTCTGGCACCTCACGCGCCGCCGCAACGAGGAGACCGCGGTGTGGCGGTCGTCGCTGAAGCTCGGCGGCGTGGTCGGGATGGTGTCGTTCGCGCTGCTCGCGGTGACCGGCGACATCCAGGGCAAGCTGATGTTCGAGCAGCAGCCGATGAAGATGGCCGCGGCGGAAGCGCTGTGCCACACCGAACAACCGGCCGGCTTCTCGGTCTTCGCGATCGGTGACCTGACCAGGCCGGACTGCGAGAACGTCAAGTCGATCACCGTGCCCGCGCTGCTGTCGTTCCTCGCGCACAACGACTTCACCAGCGAGGTCAAGGGCATCGAGGACCTGACCAAGGAATACAAGGCCAAGTACGGCGAGTTCTACCCGGTCGACCCGCAACTGGGGGAACTGTCCGGGCAGCCGATCGACTACGTGCCGAACCTGCCGGTCACCTACTGGGGATTCCGCTTCATGATCGGTTTCGGCGCGCTGGCCGCGCTGGCGGCCGCGGCGGCGCTGTGGCTGACCAGGAAAGGCCGGATGCCCGCGTCGCCGTGGTTCCGCCGGGCGGCACTCGCCGGGATCGCCACGCCGTTCGTCGCCAACAGCTTCGGCTGGATCTTCACGGAAACGGGACGGCAGCCGTTCGTGGTCGTGCCCAATCCGACCGGCGTCGACGGCGTGTGGATGTTCACCGCCCGAGGTGTTTCCGGATTGACCGTCGGGGAAGTGCTGACCTCGTTGATCGTGCTGACACTGGTCTACGCGGCGCTGGCCGTGCTGGAGGTGTTCCTGTTGCGGCGCTACGCCCGAGCCGGGATAGCCGGGGTGATGCCACCGGGCAAACCGGCAGCGGAGAAGAAGCCCGACGACGAACTCGCCTTCGCGTATTAG
- the cydB gene encoding cytochrome d ubiquinol oxidase subunit II: MDLALVWFLIIAFFWLGYLFLEGFDFGVGMLLPVLGRDEKERRVMVNTIGPVWDGNEVWLIVAVGATFAAFPGWYATLLSSAYLPLLAVLVGLIGRGVAFEYRGKVDSVRWRRNWDRVIVIGSWLPALGVGLLLSWNVLGLPIDAAGNRVGSAFSAFQWETLLGALAIVGFSLVHGAVFVALKTEGDIRSRARRLALRIGPVALLPMLGLLLVVQTRAGSSWTWLVVGLVVIAAILALVFLSAGREGRAFALMAVVIIGSVVALFGALYPDVIPSTVDPAFSLTIESTASSPYTLKVMTWIAGFGAPAVLVYQGWTYWVFRKRIGTGHIPPVRVP; the protein is encoded by the coding sequence ATGGACCTGGCACTCGTCTGGTTTCTGATCATCGCCTTCTTCTGGCTGGGATACCTGTTCCTCGAAGGCTTCGACTTCGGCGTCGGAATGCTGCTTCCCGTGCTCGGCCGCGACGAGAAGGAACGGCGCGTGATGGTGAACACCATCGGCCCGGTGTGGGACGGCAACGAGGTGTGGCTGATCGTGGCCGTCGGTGCGACGTTCGCGGCTTTCCCAGGCTGGTACGCGACTTTGCTGAGCTCCGCGTACCTGCCCTTGCTCGCGGTGCTCGTGGGTTTGATCGGACGGGGTGTGGCCTTCGAGTACCGCGGCAAGGTGGATTCGGTGCGCTGGCGCCGCAATTGGGACCGGGTCATCGTGATCGGTTCCTGGCTGCCCGCGCTCGGCGTCGGCCTGTTGCTCTCGTGGAATGTGCTCGGGTTGCCCATTGACGCGGCCGGTAACCGGGTGGGGTCCGCGTTCTCGGCGTTCCAATGGGAAACCCTGCTCGGCGCGCTCGCGATCGTAGGTTTCTCGCTCGTACACGGGGCCGTGTTCGTGGCGTTGAAAACCGAAGGGGATATACGGTCGCGGGCGCGCCGCCTCGCCTTGCGAATCGGACCGGTGGCGTTGCTGCCGATGCTCGGCCTGCTGCTGGTCGTGCAGACGCGTGCCGGTTCTTCGTGGACCTGGCTCGTGGTCGGGCTCGTGGTGATCGCCGCGATCCTGGCGCTGGTGTTCCTCTCGGCCGGGCGCGAAGGGCGCGCTTTCGCGCTGATGGCGGTGGTGATCATCGGATCGGTCGTCGCGTTGTTCGGCGCGTTGTACCCGGATGTCATTCCGTCGACGGTCGATCCGGCTTTCTCACTGACGATCGAGTCGACCGCGTCCAGCCCGTACACGTTGAAGGTGATGACGTGGATAGCCGGGTTCGGCGCGCCCGCGGTGCTGGTCTACCAAGGCTGGACCTATTGGGTGTTCCGCAAACGAATCGGCACAGGGCACATTCCCCCGGTGCGTGTGCCATGA
- the cydD gene encoding thiol reductant ABC exporter subunit CydD, translating into MSSPDRRNPAQDRSGRGPLGALPASARRALALCFVLGFLSALALVAQAWSLASVVTGGGLLAVLVGSVVARALLSWATQVVAARAAAGAKEELRAQVLDTSLARGPEWISARGAASLTVLVTKGLDALDAYFTVYLPALVSAAVVPLSVGAAILLIDWPAAVVIALTVPLVPLFAILIGRYTASKVTESADATARLSAHLLEMIRALPVLTAFRRAERQADAVRRVSAQHRRATLATLRVAFSSALALELIATLSVAVVAVIIGVRLVSGDLTLAVGLFVLILAPECYFPLRAAGAAHHASEDGIEAIRRVRALSGDVPAEPRFSDSEIATVTDLRVARRDGFAPDGLSFSLRPGEIVRLSQPSGGGKSTVIAALLGFVSPTSGSVVVGAPDLAAWRRTVAWVPQRPAFAATTVTEELRLALGDRNVPPSAEEMHAVASSVAAAHLLDRKIVELSTGERQRVALTRALLRVKRGARVLLLDEPTAHLDSATASLVMRAVYSAASDGVAVLLATHRDVTLADDTPQSTVVSSAAHTPTGKTPRIRITRRELLGALIGALALSSGVALTAVSAWLIAEAASRPPILTLMVAIVGVRTFGLARAGLRYLERLVTHDAAFRRATDLRVSLWQRLVALGPARTAGLARGEGVRRLVDDVDTVRDLTPRVLVPPIVAGVVCTVAVAVQYALSPVAGVVLACAVLVGGVGAPVLAGFLERRATLALASGRRRVAADVLTLLEAAPELTVFGAAKQRRAELKQLDASLVRRTRTQAFGAGAAIGLITLATGLAAAFGATTGNPVLALVPLALAEVLALLPPAWQHRDALTTAYTRVQTTTPHQEPEKTATPTSTPVHSPPPNPGGVPAPVYRGNGWSRGLLGGCGQLVRGNGPSVRNAVGRPFAHGTTVGSRVQGDVDVADEVAGTRTGDAVGAHVYGDVDGAGETTGSRVQVGLDGTGALMPPVCDAAAAVSLTGVDVRWPGAAEPSLRDVTLTIPAGSHVAVVGPSGAGKSTLLALLLGFLPAEKGTAHVPHNVAWCPQEPQLVSTTIRENLRVGAPDASDEVLAQALTDAGLGHWAQRLDSLVGMVSGGEAERLALARALVAAPMADIVVLDEPTAHLDVPTARSVLGNLAESLRGRTLVHVTHRPEEAAAADMVIRVDAGRVA; encoded by the coding sequence ATGAGCTCTCCCGACCGGCGAAATCCCGCCCAGGACCGGTCGGGCAGGGGCCCGCTCGGCGCGTTGCCAGCATCAGCGCGCCGGGCATTGGCCCTGTGTTTCGTCCTCGGTTTCCTGTCCGCGCTGGCACTCGTCGCTCAAGCGTGGTCACTGGCGTCCGTGGTGACCGGTGGTGGACTGCTCGCCGTTCTCGTCGGGTCGGTCGTGGCCAGGGCGTTGCTGAGCTGGGCGACACAAGTCGTCGCGGCCAGGGCTGCCGCGGGCGCCAAGGAAGAACTGCGCGCACAGGTTCTCGACACGTCGCTGGCCCGTGGCCCGGAGTGGATTTCCGCCCGAGGCGCGGCTTCGCTGACAGTGCTCGTCACCAAAGGACTGGACGCGCTCGACGCCTATTTCACGGTGTACTTGCCTGCGTTGGTCTCCGCGGCAGTTGTTCCGTTGTCCGTCGGCGCGGCGATCCTTCTCATCGACTGGCCCGCCGCTGTCGTGATCGCGTTGACCGTGCCGCTTGTGCCGTTGTTCGCGATCCTGATCGGCAGATACACCGCCTCGAAGGTGACCGAATCGGCCGACGCGACGGCCCGGTTGTCCGCGCACTTGCTGGAAATGATCCGTGCTCTGCCCGTGCTGACGGCCTTCCGGCGGGCCGAGCGCCAGGCCGACGCGGTGCGCAGGGTTTCCGCGCAACACCGGCGTGCCACGCTGGCGACGCTGCGGGTCGCGTTCTCGTCGGCGCTGGCGCTGGAGTTGATCGCGACGCTGTCGGTCGCGGTGGTCGCGGTGATCATCGGCGTCCGTCTGGTCTCCGGTGATCTGACGCTGGCAGTGGGACTGTTCGTGCTGATCCTGGCGCCCGAGTGCTACTTCCCGCTGCGTGCGGCCGGAGCCGCGCACCACGCCAGCGAGGACGGCATCGAAGCGATCCGCCGGGTCCGCGCGTTGTCCGGCGACGTCCCCGCCGAGCCGCGGTTCTCGGACTCGGAGATCGCGACGGTCACGGACCTGCGCGTCGCCCGCCGGGACGGATTCGCCCCCGACGGACTGTCGTTCTCGTTGCGGCCAGGGGAGATCGTCCGGTTGTCGCAGCCGAGCGGTGGCGGAAAGTCCACGGTCATCGCCGCGTTGCTGGGATTCGTCTCGCCGACATCCGGATCTGTCGTGGTCGGCGCTCCCGATCTGGCGGCATGGCGCCGGACCGTGGCGTGGGTGCCGCAACGCCCGGCCTTCGCGGCCACAACCGTCACCGAGGAGTTGCGGCTGGCGCTCGGCGACCGCAACGTCCCACCCAGCGCGGAGGAGATGCACGCGGTCGCGTCATCAGTGGCCGCCGCGCACCTGCTCGACCGCAAGATCGTCGAACTGTCCACAGGGGAGCGCCAACGAGTCGCGCTCACCCGTGCGCTGCTACGCGTCAAGCGCGGCGCCCGTGTCCTGCTGCTCGACGAACCGACCGCACACCTGGACAGCGCCACCGCCAGCCTCGTCATGCGCGCGGTGTACTCGGCCGCGTCCGATGGCGTGGCTGTGCTGCTGGCGACCCACCGTGACGTGACGCTCGCCGATGACACTCCACAGTCGACGGTCGTTTCCTCGGCCGCGCATACTCCCACCGGCAAGACACCTCGGATCCGGATCACCCGCCGCGAATTGCTCGGGGCGTTGATCGGCGCGTTGGCGTTGTCCAGCGGCGTCGCATTGACCGCGGTGTCGGCTTGGCTGATCGCCGAAGCGGCCTCCCGGCCACCGATCCTCACGCTGATGGTCGCGATCGTCGGAGTCCGCACCTTCGGCTTGGCACGCGCGGGACTGCGCTACCTCGAACGCCTCGTCACCCACGATGCCGCGTTCCGCCGCGCCACGGACCTGCGCGTGTCCTTGTGGCAGCGCCTGGTCGCCCTGGGCCCAGCACGGACCGCCGGATTGGCACGCGGCGAAGGCGTGCGGCGCCTCGTCGACGACGTCGACACAGTCAGAGACCTCACCCCACGCGTCCTCGTGCCACCGATCGTCGCGGGGGTTGTGTGCACTGTGGCCGTTGCCGTTCAGTACGCACTGTCGCCGGTTGCCGGGGTTGTCCTTGCTTGTGCCGTGCTGGTCGGCGGCGTCGGCGCACCTGTCCTCGCCGGGTTCTTGGAGCGTCGCGCGACTCTCGCGCTCGCTTCCGGTCGACGCCGTGTCGCAGCGGACGTCCTCACGTTGCTGGAGGCCGCGCCGGAGCTGACCGTGTTCGGCGCCGCGAAACAACGCCGTGCCGAACTCAAACAGCTCGACGCTTCGCTGGTACGGCGCACGCGCACACAGGCTTTCGGGGCGGGAGCGGCCATCGGCCTCATCACACTCGCCACCGGCCTCGCGGCAGCATTCGGCGCGACCACCGGAAACCCGGTCCTCGCCCTGGTTCCCTTGGCGTTGGCGGAGGTCCTGGCCCTCCTGCCACCGGCGTGGCAGCACAGGGACGCCCTCACAACCGCCTACACCAGAGTCCAGACCACAACCCCGCACCAGGAACCAGAAAAAACCGCCACTCCCACTTCAACTCCAGTACACAGTCCCCCACCCAACCCGGGGGGCGTCCCTGCTCCAGTCTATCGAGGTAACGGCTGGTCAAGGGGGTTACTGGGCGGTTGTGGACAACTAGTTCGAGGCAATGGACCATCGGTGCGAAACGCGGTTGGGCGACCGTTCGCGCACGGCACGACGGTTGGGTCGCGGGTGCAGGGCGATGTGGATGTGGCAGACGAAGTAGCCGGGACGCGGACAGGCGATGCGGTTGGGGCGCACGTGTACGGCGACGTGGATGGGGCAGGCGAGACAACCGGGTCGCGGGTGCAGGTTGGCCTGGACGGGACGGGAGCGCTCATGCCCCCGGTGTGTGATGCAGCGGCTGCTGTGAGCCTGACCGGTGTCGATGTCCGGTGGCCTGGCGCCGCTGAACCCAGTCTGCGGGACGTCACGCTCACCATTCCCGCCGGCAGCCACGTCGCCGTCGTCGGCCCGTCCGGCGCGGGGAAGTCCACGTTGCTGGCGTTGCTGCTCGGTTTCCTGCCTGCCGAGAAAGGCACCGCGCACGTTCCCCACAACGTCGCGTGGTGCCCGCAGGAGCCGCAGCTCGTCTCCACCACCATCCGTGAGAACCTCAGGGTCGGCGCACCGGATGCCAGTGACGAGGTCCTGGCCCAGGCATTGACCGATGCGGGGCTCGGGCATTGGGCGCAACGATTGGACAGTCTCGTCGGCATGGTCTCCGGGGGTGAGGCCGAGCGGTTGGCTTTGGCGCGGGCGCTGGTCGCCGCGCCCATGGCCGACATCGTCGTTCTCGACGAGCCCACCGCTCATCTCGACGTGCCCACGGCTCGGTCTGTGCTCGGCAACCTCGCTGAGAGCCTCAGGGGGCGCACTCTCGTGCACGTCACGCACCGGCCCGAGGAGGCCGCCGCCGCTGACATGGTCATCCGCGTCGACGCTGGCCGGGTGGCATAG